The following DNA comes from Rosa rugosa chromosome 5, drRosRugo1.1, whole genome shotgun sequence.
AACTTCCTTACAATAGTTGCAAGTCATTTGGTTATTAACCGGAGCCAGCCCTCGGCTATAATTCTGATTCTGTTGGTACACCTGGCTCCGAGGTCGATAGTGACTTAGAGATGGGACATGAGATGAACTCCCATACTGAGGAGACAAAGATTGAGGTGATCTAGCCTGGACTGCTAAAACTGAAATGTCAGTATGAAGACCCTTGGCAGCAACTTTGTTGGCTTCATCTTTTCGAATATAAGCAAAGGCTTGCTCCAACGTTGGAGGAGTTGCAAGACgcaataactcattctttgcccCTTCGAAATGAGGATCGAGACCAGCAAGAAAGACATGAACACGCATCTTATCTTGCTCACTCCTGTAGGTAGTGATGTCTGCTTCACAAGTCATAGGATTAGGATTTCTTTGATCAAGCTCCTGCCAGATTGTCTTCAAATTTGCATAAAATGTTGCAACAGGCTGTCCACTTTGAGTTattttgaaagctttgacaTTTAATTCATGAACACGGGCAAAGTCACTTCCATCATAATAAGTAGCAGCAACAGAGTCCCAAATTGCTCTGGGAGAATCAAAATTAGCAAATAACTGCATTACCTCTGGAGTCATTGCTTTTAGAAGAATTCCCATCACGTTAGTATTTGCTGTGTCCCATTCATCAGCTTTTGGTCCTGCAGCAGGTCTTGCAGTGCTACCAATAACATAACTCCACTTTCCAATCCCTTGAATATGGATCTTCATAAGCCTGTGCCATAACTGATAATTTGTGCCATCAAGCTTGACGCCAAAGCTTGAGTTATCTGTTACATTTTGAACAATCACAACTTCACGAGCCACAGATGTAGATGTAGCTCCTGTAGCCTGAGGATCACTTACGATCAAATCCACCATCTTActtacttacttttttttttttttttttttctttttttttttttttttaataaataaattcaagCAGAATCACTAGACCTGTGATAAATGTCTCCCTTTCGTTCTGTctccctccttttttttttttttctttttctgtctctttctctcttttctctctctctttctgttctgtctccctctctttttctcttgcaGGTGCTAGGCGTGAGGCGGAGGGTGACAGGAGGCTTGGAGCCGCGCGGGGCCGGGATCTGCGCAGGCGGGGCCGAGTGGACTGCGCTCGTGGGCAGGCGCAGTTTTGCCGACTTGGGTGTTGCAACAGCGGCGGTGGGTGGAGACTGGAGGCTGCGGTGGAGCTGGCGTGCGTTGCTGGCTTGCAGGGGCCGCTGTGATGGATGACGCCGATCTGGGATGGATGACGCCGATCTGGGATGGATGCGATCAGAGGTGATCAGATGAGATACCAAGGACTGGAGATCAAAAACAGGTTATGGGTTTATGGGTTTCAGATAGTGTTTGATCAGAAGAAAAGAATTGGCTAGAGTGTCAGTATTAACCAATCTGTATTAAACAAAAGAACCCAAAAGAACTCAAAAGAACccgagaaacaaaagaaaaaaaacacagcGGAACAGATTCCAAattggatctctgctctgataccatatcaGAATGAACGAGAATGTTTTGGGAATGTTGTTTATTTTGATCTCTACTAACAGagcatatatatacatctaCAAAAAACTCTATTATTACAAAAAACAATATTCCTAATATAAGGCATGATTTAAGTCAGCCTTTCGGGGTTGTCTGCCAGCCTTTCGGGGTTGTCTGCCACCTTTGTCGGTCCAACACAAAACTCTGCAAATATCTTGAACACAGGAGGAGTTGGTTTAAAATCAAATAATGCCAAGTAAAGAGAAAGATGAGTCCCCATTCCGTGGGCAATTCCCTTGGGATAGAACTGTATCTACCTGCAATCAACACATGAAGAACAATTAAATTCACCCTGCCTGCAAGTCAAAAGTTCAATTACAAGAACTCTATTTTTTCCATTGGAAACTTAACTGTACGTGTTGTCGGCAGTTAGTGCAGAATAATATTTCAAAACTTAAGCATCTACTTTGTTATTGCTGAAAAGAAGGACATTGATAAGAAGGCTAAACAGAGATACCATTTCTGGTTTCCAGCAACGAATGGTTCTGACTTATAGAATGGATCATCTAGCTTTGAAAAGTTCTCAACCTTCCAAACCTGCTTGTACATAACTGCATTGTTTGTCGTTAATAAACGCTCTCTTTTGCCTTTTGTTCTTTCTTTACAAACAAAGACCTCAGCACCAAACACGCAGGTGTCATCAACTACATATCCATTGGAGGCATTAGTAAACTCTTCAAGAGGCATGAGCCTATCAAAACCAGGCAAGCGCAGCATTTCCCGATGAAAGCAATTTTCCTTTGCGAAAGCATCTAAGTCATGGCGccacaccaaaagaaaaaaacaatcaCAAATTGTAACCGGTCCACATAATTCTATCCATTGATCAAAATTAATTAAACTAATGAACATGATCAATACCTTCAAGAACCAAGTACTTGCCCCTTTTCTGATCAAGTAAAAACAACCTAAAATCCACATATATCTCCCAATCACCCTGAAGTGAATATTCTCCAGCCATTTCCAAGTAGAGAGAGACGTGGCCTTCcacatttcttttcttgtttccaTTTGGGTATATCACCAATTTCCTATGAACAAACACATACATATTATAGTAGGCAAATGCATATAGCTAGCTTACATATGTCCATAGTCCATTCAAAGGGTACAACTAATATACAGAGAAAAGAATGATAGAATACAGATTGAAGACATGGGTTATCAGAACTAGAAGTAGAGGATGAAAGTAAATACCATTTGTGCCCTCCAGCTGCAAACTCCTCTGCTTCATAACCTTCCACTGAATTTTCAGTCATGAATGAAAATGAGTCTACTTTGAGACTGTAATGGCTTGGTGATGAACCTGAATAGGATCTCAGAACCCCTAATCAAaccatataattaattaatgtcACCACTCGAGAATGCTTGTCGAATTCTCACATATTTAGACAagcttattttaatttttaggaCACCCAATATGTAAGAGAAATTATGTCTTACCATTTTGGTCACATCCATGGCTACCCATAATTGACAGCCGGTGAATTTTGTTTCAGGAAAACTGCCCTCAAAATGGGTTCTTGTGCCTGAGAGGTGAAGACCCAGATACGACCACAGATAGAGAAGGGGAAGAACCCTGATAGTTGCTTCcctttgggttttgggttttagggtcgACGTGCTCCCTTCCATTTCCAAACCATTGTTAGAAAGCTATCATATTGGGCTAGAGTCCATGATAGCTGGCTAGCCCAGTTAGCTATCATGAATTATAGCCCAATGAACTCTATTTGATTTTTTACCGTAAAGTTTATTATTTCTTGTCGAAAATAAATGAATATTGTCTATCTATAATTTATCTGTAAATCTCATCTAAAATTCATTGGGATGAACAATATAATTTATCTATACTTTTCTCCTTAAGCTTTGATAATATTGGTTAGTGGACTAAAACAACTCTAAAAGAAGGATGAGAATggtagaagaaaaacaaaaagttctATAGAGGATAAAAGGTGGTATGGAGTTGGCCCCAATCATTTAAAGGCATTAGGCCATTTATATTATTTGAAGCGAAGCGACACTTAACTTTTCTAAGTTACtgttaaataaaataataataataatagataATGTACATATGAGGCCAAAGAGAGGAGCAAAATTCCATAATGCCGTGCTACACTTTGCTGGTAGCTGTCTTTATTATACAAGATAAAGTTCCAGCCAAATaatgatgaaaaaaaaagagagaaagaataggagtAGCAGGAGAGAGCGTCTCAATCAAAGATAAGGACAAATCATCTCTAAGAGCCTTGAAGAGATGAGACTCTAGCTATTTCGTTTCATGTGGGAGTCAACAACATTCACGTTATTCTCTCTAATCAGTCCACTATATAAAGCTAGCCATATTGACGCGGAGGACAcataaaaagagaagaagatagCCGAGACCCTGCTGCAAGCAAAAAGCAAGAAGAATTCAACAGCGTGCGTTTATCACAAAGGTGGAGACTCCCTCTCTTCCATGATCTTCACTTTCTTTGTGTTCACAAGTTTTTGCAAAAGGAAAACATGCCGGAGCAGCGTCTCCGATGAACATGCCGGGCAGCGTCTCCGATGGTCTACAAATAGAACAGTCCCTCAAATTAAAAAGGACCTGCCTTTTGAAACACCAATACGAGCAATTTCCCTCCTCCCTCGTCTCTTTTTCAAACCACCATACCATATAGCATGTCCCCAAATTCCATGCTTTCTTCCCAAGAGCACCAActcaaataacacaaaaaaaaaaataataaacaaagtCTAAGTAGTCAGACTCACCCTCAAATTGAAACTCTGGAGTCTTAACTGCAGTT
Coding sequences within:
- the LOC133708368 gene encoding ubiquitin C-terminal hydrolase 12-like isoform X2, with product MGSHGCDQNGVLRSYSGSSPSHYSLKVDSFSFMTENSVEGYEAEEFAAGGHKWKLVIYPNGNKKRNVEGHVSLYLEMAGEYSLQGDWEIYVDFRLFLLDQKRGKYLVLEDAFAKENCFHREMLRLPGFDRLMPLEEFTNASNGYVVDDTCVFGAEVFVCKERTKGKRERLLTTNNAVMYKQVWKVENFSKLDDPFYKSEPFVAGNQKW
- the LOC133708368 gene encoding ubiquitin C-terminal hydrolase 12-like isoform X1, with product MGSHGCDQNGVLRSYSGSSPSHYSLKVDSFSFMTENSVEGYEAEEFAAGGHKWKLVIYPNGNKKRNVEGHVSLYLEMAGEYSLQGDWEIYVDFRLFLLDQKRGKYLVLEDAFAKENCFHREMLRLPGFDRLMPLEEFTNASNGYVVDDTCVFGAEVFVCKERTKGKRERLLTTNNAVMYKQVWKVENFSKLDDPFYKSEPFVAGNQKWYLCLAFLSMSFFSAITK